One part of the Mariniblastus fucicola genome encodes these proteins:
- a CDS encoding VOC family protein: MKIYITSVMVDDQDKAFQFYTNVLGFQTKHDIPMGKYRWLTLTSSDDENGVQLALEPAAHPAVAPFRDAMLKDGIPWTSFSVDNLDEEHARLEKLGVQFTQPPTTQGGYTTAVFDDTCGNLIQIIQLLPEA, from the coding sequence TTGAAAATCTATATCACATCGGTCATGGTTGACGACCAGGATAAAGCCTTCCAGTTCTACACGAACGTGCTGGGCTTCCAAACGAAGCATGATATTCCGATGGGAAAATATCGCTGGCTGACGCTCACGTCTTCAGATGATGAAAACGGCGTCCAGCTCGCGCTCGAACCCGCGGCTCATCCTGCCGTAGCGCCGTTTCGCGACGCGATGCTGAAGGATGGAATTCCGTGGACCTCGTTTTCTGTCGACAACCTCGACGAGGAACATGCTCGCCTTGAAAAACTTGGCGTTCAGTTCACGCAGCCCCCAACCACGCAGGGTGGCTACACGACTGCCGTTTTTGATGACACGTGCGGGAATCTGATTCAGATTATCCAACTGCTGCCGGAAGCTTAG
- a CDS encoding glutamine--tRNA ligase/YqeY domain fusion protein: MSETPKEEKLDFVRQIVADDIANGKNEGQVQTRFPPEPNGYLHIGHAKSICLNFGIAKQFGGKCNLRFDDTNPEKEDTEFVEAIEEDVRWLGFEWDKKLFASDYFDQLYDWAVQLIKEGKAYVCDLTFEEVREYRAGWNKEGKDSPYRDRTPEENLDLFERMKNGEFKDGEKSLRAKIDNSSPNMNLRDPAMYRIRHAHHHRTGDKWCIYPTYDYTHGQSDSLEGITHSLCTLEFENHRPLYDWYIEALGIHHPQQIEFARLNLSHTVMSKRKLLELVQSGLVSGWDDPRMPTIVGMRRRGFTPEALRNFCDRIGITKFNGLTELPMLELCIRDHLNRTANRAMVVLDPLKVVITNYPEGKSEMRQAINNPEDESAGTREMPFGRELFIERKDFMEEASKKYFGLTVGKEVRFKNAFFVKCNDAIKDDDGNIVELHCTYDPETSGGKAPDGRKVKGTLHWVSAEHAIDAEVRLYDVLFTQEKPENVEEGEDWKDNLNPESLKVLTGCKLEPSLAEAKVGDRFQFERMGYFCMDKDSQPGKPVFNRTVTLKDGFAKKKKK, encoded by the coding sequence ATGTCTGAAACCCCCAAAGAAGAAAAGCTCGACTTCGTACGCCAAATCGTTGCTGACGATATCGCCAACGGAAAAAACGAAGGACAAGTCCAGACGCGGTTTCCTCCTGAGCCCAATGGCTATTTGCATATCGGACATGCGAAGTCGATCTGTTTGAATTTCGGCATCGCGAAACAGTTTGGCGGCAAATGCAATCTTCGCTTTGACGACACCAACCCGGAAAAGGAAGACACGGAGTTCGTTGAAGCCATCGAAGAAGATGTCCGCTGGCTGGGTTTCGAATGGGACAAAAAACTGTTCGCCTCCGACTATTTCGACCAACTCTACGATTGGGCGGTGCAGTTGATCAAGGAAGGCAAAGCCTATGTCTGCGATTTGACTTTCGAAGAAGTCCGCGAATACCGCGCGGGCTGGAACAAGGAAGGTAAGGACAGTCCGTATCGCGATCGCACGCCGGAAGAGAACCTCGATCTGTTCGAGCGAATGAAGAACGGCGAGTTCAAGGACGGAGAAAAATCGCTCCGCGCGAAAATCGACAACAGCTCGCCCAACATGAACCTCCGCGATCCAGCCATGTATCGCATCCGACACGCTCACCATCATCGCACGGGCGACAAATGGTGCATCTACCCGACTTACGACTACACGCACGGCCAAAGTGATTCGCTCGAAGGCATCACGCATTCGTTGTGCACACTCGAGTTTGAAAACCATCGTCCGCTTTACGACTGGTACATCGAAGCGTTAGGCATCCATCATCCTCAGCAGATCGAATTCGCGCGGCTGAACCTTTCCCACACCGTGATGAGCAAACGAAAACTGCTGGAACTGGTTCAGAGCGGCCTCGTTTCCGGTTGGGACGATCCGCGAATGCCTACCATCGTCGGAATGCGTCGCCGCGGATTTACGCCGGAAGCACTGCGTAACTTTTGCGACCGAATCGGTATCACGAAGTTCAACGGGCTGACCGAGTTGCCGATGTTGGAATTGTGTATCCGCGATCATTTGAACCGAACGGCGAATCGGGCAATGGTGGTGCTGGATCCGCTTAAAGTCGTGATCACGAACTACCCCGAAGGTAAATCGGAGATGCGTCAGGCGATCAACAATCCGGAAGACGAATCAGCCGGGACTCGCGAAATGCCGTTTGGCCGTGAGCTGTTTATCGAACGCAAGGACTTCATGGAGGAAGCTTCGAAGAAGTACTTTGGCTTGACGGTCGGCAAAGAGGTCCGGTTCAAGAACGCGTTCTTTGTAAAGTGCAACGACGCGATCAAGGACGACGACGGCAACATCGTGGAACTTCACTGCACCTACGATCCTGAAACTTCTGGCGGCAAGGCTCCGGACGGCCGGAAGGTCAAAGGCACGCTGCATTGGGTGAGTGCGGAGCATGCAATCGATGCCGAAGTGAGGCTTTACGATGTGCTGTTCACGCAGGAGAAACCGGAGAACGTCGAAGAGGGTGAGGACTGGAAAGACAACCTGAACCCTGAGTCACTGAAGGTGCTGACCGGTTGCAAATTGGAGCCGTCCCTCGCGGAAGCCAAAGTCGGCGATCGGTTCCAGTTCGAGCGAATGGGTTACTTTTGCATGGACAAAGATTCCCAGCCAGGCAAACCGGTATTCAATCGCACGGTGACGCTAAAAGACGGTTTTGCGAAAAAGAAGAAAAAGTAG
- a CDS encoding outer membrane protein assembly factor BamB family protein, with protein sequence MKRIATSLLLPILAIGFCFFNPLPEAANAQQNWPEFRGPTGDGHATDAKLPTELDSSKVSWELPIHGKGWSSPVIWDDQVWLTTATDDGKQQSVIGVDLESGEKLHDFVVFENEDPDFCHDTNSYASPTPAIETGRLYVHFGSYGTACLDTETAKIIWQRRDLPCDHFRGPASSPILYKNLLIVAFDGFDHQYVVALNKETGETVWKKDRDIKYGTDNGDYKKAYGTGAIFDVGGRPLLVYPSAVATIAYDPMTGKQAWTVYHDGMNASARPLITEDGLVIVSNGHGKLLAIKPEGKGNISETHVAWQSTKAIPRKSSPIIVDGKMYMNEDKGILSCVDPSTGEPFWKQRVGGTYAASPIFADGKLYFFSGEGKIHVLKPGDKFDLVSESSLGDGFNASPAVSGNRLVLRSISKLYCLEE encoded by the coding sequence ATGAAACGAATTGCCACGAGTTTATTGCTTCCGATTCTTGCGATCGGGTTTTGCTTTTTCAATCCTTTGCCTGAGGCTGCCAACGCCCAGCAAAACTGGCCCGAGTTCCGTGGTCCCACGGGAGATGGCCATGCGACCGACGCCAAACTTCCGACAGAGCTTGATTCGTCGAAGGTATCCTGGGAGTTGCCGATTCATGGCAAAGGTTGGTCGTCGCCAGTGATCTGGGACGATCAGGTTTGGCTGACCACGGCGACGGATGACGGCAAGCAGCAATCTGTGATTGGCGTCGACCTCGAATCGGGTGAAAAACTGCACGACTTTGTGGTGTTCGAAAACGAAGACCCGGATTTTTGCCACGACACAAACAGCTATGCCAGCCCAACGCCAGCGATCGAAACCGGGCGACTGTACGTCCATTTCGGCAGCTATGGGACGGCATGTCTGGATACTGAAACGGCGAAAATCATCTGGCAGCGGCGAGACCTCCCTTGCGATCACTTTCGTGGCCCGGCATCGTCGCCGATTTTGTACAAGAACCTGTTGATCGTTGCCTTTGACGGATTCGATCACCAGTACGTGGTCGCGTTAAACAAGGAGACTGGCGAAACGGTTTGGAAAAAGGACCGTGACATCAAGTACGGCACCGACAATGGCGACTACAAGAAAGCCTACGGAACCGGAGCGATTTTTGACGTCGGTGGCAGGCCTTTGTTGGTCTACCCAAGTGCCGTTGCGACAATCGCCTACGATCCAATGACAGGCAAGCAAGCCTGGACGGTCTATCACGATGGGATGAACGCGTCGGCTCGTCCTTTGATCACCGAAGATGGCCTGGTGATCGTGTCCAACGGGCATGGCAAGTTGCTGGCGATCAAACCAGAAGGCAAAGGCAACATCTCGGAGACGCATGTCGCGTGGCAGTCCACCAAAGCCATTCCCAGAAAGTCGTCGCCAATCATTGTTGACGGAAAAATGTATATGAATGAGGACAAAGGCATCCTCTCTTGCGTTGATCCGTCGACAGGCGAGCCGTTTTGGAAACAGCGTGTTGGCGGAACTTATGCGGCGTCTCCGATTTTTGCAGACGGCAAGCTTTACTTTTTCTCCGGCGAGGGAAAAATCCACGTGCTCAAGCCCGGCGACAAGTTTGACTTGGTGAGCGAATCCAGCTTGGGTGACGGGTTCAACGCGTCGCCTGCGGTCAGCGGCAATCGTCTGGTTCTGCGGTCGATTTCGAAGCTCTATTGTCTTGAAGAATAG
- a CDS encoding GIY-YIG nuclease family protein translates to MISLNSGIRDRQLIALRSQRSQVLMLIVGMLMIAMTTSASFGQTQSQTNAKEQALKETSSRRIQQQVNAVVINAFRATHDGWSSDEVILQSELNDLFLSSCEDLINESNAGFDEKTMPTTEDLNWALMNLRKAGKLKSKTTKRKRIDTTSVSHIAEIVTRSMSDKHQCSIDRMMCNSELRAEFDQAAKEIDDSINSYAVRKAAFQLRKARRLRPELITRIADWGRNVSSHSIQDILDNPKLLNEHPGIYIFSDATGYLYIGQTDNLRERLLQHLDESHNLSLAKYLDTEANDSISIEVHDFDPESQASKTMVRRAYESALIASRKPRFNIQP, encoded by the coding sequence ATGATTAGTCTGAATTCTGGAATCCGCGACCGACAGCTCATAGCGCTTCGTTCGCAAAGATCTCAAGTCCTGATGCTTATTGTCGGCATGCTGATGATTGCCATGACGACGTCCGCTTCGTTTGGGCAGACGCAAAGCCAAACAAACGCGAAAGAACAAGCTTTAAAGGAGACTTCGTCCCGCCGGATTCAACAGCAAGTTAATGCCGTGGTCATTAATGCATTTCGAGCAACCCACGATGGCTGGAGTTCCGATGAAGTCATTTTGCAAAGTGAACTCAATGATTTATTTTTGTCCAGTTGCGAGGACTTGATCAACGAATCCAATGCTGGCTTTGACGAAAAAACGATGCCGACGACGGAAGATCTGAATTGGGCTCTGATGAATCTTCGTAAGGCCGGGAAACTCAAATCCAAAACTACAAAACGAAAACGAATCGACACGACGTCCGTCTCACACATCGCAGAGATCGTCACACGAAGCATGTCGGACAAACATCAATGCTCAATCGATCGCATGATGTGCAACAGCGAATTAAGGGCCGAGTTCGATCAGGCGGCCAAAGAAATCGACGACTCGATCAACAGCTACGCAGTTCGCAAAGCCGCATTTCAACTACGCAAAGCTCGGCGTCTGCGTCCGGAACTGATAACCCGAATCGCTGACTGGGGACGCAATGTCAGCTCACATTCGATTCAGGACATCCTGGACAACCCAAAGTTACTCAACGAACACCCGGGCATCTACATCTTCAGCGACGCCACAGGATATCTCTACATCGGGCAAACCGACAACTTGCGTGAACGGCTTCTTCAGCACCTCGACGAATCGCACAATCTGTCACTGGCGAAGTATTTGGACACCGAAGCCAACGATTCAATTTCGATCGAAGTCCATGACTTCGACCCGGAATCACAAGCCTCCAAGACGATGGTTCGCAGAGCTTATGAGTCCGCGTTGATCGCGAGCCGCAAGCCTCGATTCAACATTCAGCCCTGA
- a CDS encoding response regulator — MRDEKPIVLIVEDDEVDTEVVCRGIERRKLDCDVRDFNDASNALAYLRDLPPATAERVITLLDINMPGMNGHQFLRELRKDSLLRKNIVFVLTTSRHRRDIADAYDSNVSGYFIKAKIDLLFDVLEIFINSVELPLGSDSDVVL, encoded by the coding sequence ATGAGAGATGAGAAACCCATCGTTCTGATCGTTGAGGACGACGAAGTTGATACGGAAGTCGTCTGTCGGGGCATCGAGCGTCGCAAGCTTGACTGTGATGTTCGCGATTTCAATGACGCTTCCAACGCACTTGCCTACTTACGGGATCTTCCTCCGGCGACGGCTGAACGTGTTATTACATTGCTGGATATCAATATGCCAGGCATGAATGGGCACCAGTTTCTCAGAGAGTTGAGGAAAGATAGCCTGCTGCGCAAGAATATCGTTTTCGTTCTGACGACGTCCCGACATCGACGCGATATTGCGGATGCGTACGACTCCAATGTTTCGGGATACTTTATCAAAGCCAAAATCGATCTGCTTTTTGACGTGTTGGAGATCTTCATCAATTCCGTTGAATTGCCGTTGGGCAGTGATTCCGATGTCGTCCTGTAA